The genomic segment ttaaaaaaagtaaaattaaataataatatgattgtaggcgaaaatatttgacatttttgtttccaccaaaattttaacaaattaaattattttaattctataaatatctatttatcaaatttaattcaaataaatttccATAATTCATCTTATTCTTTATTCTTTGTTTACTAGACAtctattactattttttttttcaaaaaaaatctTCATTAATACgtaatttagtttttctaattattaactttattttaaataactaataacTTCAACAAATAGTCAtctaatttgaatttgaaaataaatttttatttttgaattttataccttttgtatattaaatttttataaaattctattgagaatttttatattttgatatattttaaatttatatttttttctaaataaaattttattaaaaaaatctatacttttttaatactttattaaaataatatttttataaataaatataatttttttaaaattcatattattgatttttaactttacattaaatttattttcaaatatttccaCCTACAATcgtatcattattttattttatttttccaactTATTAAACTCAAAAACATTATTACGTAAATTATTTTAAccgaataaatatatatttatcaaaaataattttagaaaaacaatcataattactatattttattatgataattttcCTATTATCATATtcacaatatatttaaattatcttatttattctaatcatgttgaattttttattgttgattaatttataaatattaaagtaaatatgttttttaaatttatattaacatgagtttatagaaatttataaatttttaataaaacaacttattataaataaatatataaatctattaaaatagaaaaacacgTTAAGATTTTGTTCctcaaaaaagtaaaatttctgTAGTAAATaatgtaacgtcccggcaactctGCCCCCAcaccagaaggtcacccatcccagaattacttccgggaaaacttcccagaaggtcacccatcccagaattactccaggctaagcacgcttaaccatggagttcttatgagtcaggctaccgaaaagcaaatgcatttttggtgatatgagtagtcaaatcaattcctttaagctatccttcaactgtatagtcccatacctacacagtctccagatctctctcattccggtgtatgttcgattcgtccatgtaccccttccacccgaagctgccaggagccgctccttgtctgtgccccctgcaccatgcttcttgcaccggcgtcactccccgccctcgtctccgtgcccgggtgtcacatggaaatgtaagacccatgaaaaaaaaaaatatttataatagtaaattttagcattttattagtaataataattttaatggatagaaaaatatatattttgaatataaaattatagtaattttagaaggagaggttaaaatttttgataacttatttagtatttttttttttaagaaaatcgaatagtaaaaaaaaaaagtgaatagtaaatagtaaaaagtgaatagtaaatagtaaaaagtaaatagtaaaaataaattttcagcattaagattccttagcatggaagaaagtagtaggtagaaattaggatcagatttggtgagaaaatgattgaaatattatttttaaataatattaaaataataaataatattaaaatattaatgaatagtaaatttttttaactataaatagtcatgggagggaagggtattttgcaccaagaaaagaggaatcaagtgagagcttgagaaatagagaagaaagagctagggagaaatttttagttgcaagaagagtagaggttctgaagggtttcggagaaataaattcagatcaagaggaatctggaatagaggtaggggagctaatctttctaagcttttatattatgatttagtactgttttattactattcatgtcttgaaattatgtatgaatattgttaatgcttactgtatgtttatctatattgatattcggtgtaaatattatatgctgttgttttgaatctgttaataagaaatttgttaaaaactagttgaggaacactttggctaaggaaagacttggtacttaagttgtccattgtgacgcacctctctttcctggaagtctcctcgacaagtttttaacttaaatcttgtgtacagattatgtactgttaaattatcatgtaatatatcttgttggaatatattcagtttgtatgatttctgaaatgattgaagtttatttgatttgaatttatgcatctgaacatgtatgagtattatgggaaatgtcgtaagggtataatatgagtcgaggaatgtgagtatggtatgagtctcgcggagagattctgtaatgtcatggtatgtgtatgaggattatgggtagatttcgtaatggtataatatgagttaaggaatgtgagcattgtatgagtttcgtggagagattctgtaatgacatggtatgtgcgtgtatatgttgatgttgagggtcatgaagttggaggttatcctgatactctaataatcaatcagtctcaagtagagaatgatgaattatgtggtgagaggggcaggaggtcctggtctatgtgccggtttaggacatagtgaggggactaaccttgtgaatggtatggagggcagaatgtcctggtctatgtgccggtttaggacatagtgaggggactaacattatgaatggtatggagggcagaatgtcctggtctatgtgccggttttggacatagtgaggggactaagaatgacatcacaagtgaaaaaccttccgttgtatcgctcatcaacatatcgttgggataagtgcctatggaatatcgttgggataagtgcctattgaatatcgttgggataagtgtctattgggtattgtggaatgagtgtctattgggtatagtggtgtttattgggtatagtggtgtttattgggtattttggtgtttattgggtattgtgggacgagtgttcaatgagtgtttattgggtattatggaatgagtgtctattggatattttggtgtttattgggtattttggtgtttattgggtattgtgggacgagtgttcaatgagtgtttattgggtattatggaatgagtgtccattgggtattttggtgtttattgggtattttggtgtttattgggtattgtgggacgagtgttgaataggaattgtggtacgatggtatgagggtgtctgacataattattatatgatgtttgtatcgaagtaattatgcatgtcttataaatgatttgttgcatgttagctcaccctacttgtttgtgttttgtgtttgggtatgtgcgatgatcgtataattcgttatacgggagcagatgaaggaatgtcgcctcacatagtaccaaggAAAGAGGAGtcgaagaactataattagaatctttttacatgtatagacttatatcaactaggaaattttaaagggtgagattacggaatgttaccgtaaatgtaatgttaattatcaagtgtgaaaatttgggatgttacattaatgtgaaaagttgggatgttacattaatgtgagaatttgggatgttacaaataacctgtcaaattagaaaaaacatgacgataatttagtttttcataAAAGGAAATTGTACTTACACAGTTAAATGGTCTAGtttgagaaaagaaatatatgttCTACCATCCATAAACAATGTATAAAAACGAAGATTCATAAACctattatattaaataacattttagatTAAAGATGTGTTATTAgtgttgtatatttttttatattttttagaacaCGTGATAGTCCTCATAACAAAATTAAGATGTTGAAATTATCTATTCTTTATTAAATTACGTCTCTATAAAACAAATCATCATATATAATATGTGTAAACGTAAAACGATAGAAATTGGTTCTGTGAAATAAATTCATTCATTCCAAATAAATTTATGAGGTAAATATGATTTCTCTTTGTTTTTgtctattaatttttaataaaaattgaaattaatcatttttttattttgatcaaattgagttcattaattttaaaaatacatgaatttatttttttaacaaaatttaattaaattttttagttgtttccgttttaatgttaaaaaatttgattaaaataattaaatttatgtatttttgaagttgaaaaaataaattaaatcaaaattttaaagaaaaattaatttaaatttttacttaaaattgaaaaactaaaaatatatttaattttaaagagcAAATTCTTACAATAGTTTGCATCAAAAGCTtgctaatttttatttttattgtcattttctTGAAGACAGTGTTTAGCAATTATAGGCGTCTAATTTTCCAACTTTAATAGCTTAATTGTAAGATCATCACGCGTGgttaatattaaacaaaataaaatttaacttttatgtGCACGAATGGCTCATTGATAAACAAATCCAACTCAGTTTAGatcaacaaaacaaataatgaactataaaattatatatcccTTTGCATTGCCTAAGAAAACATAGAAGGCTTTGGATATATTAATAAGTAGTTAGTGAGCAATTATACGATAGTTAACAAATAATGAGTAAAACTACAACCAGCAGCAATATTGAACCATTAATCATGAAATCTTGATACAAActcaatcaattttaaataaaacataaactattaaaaatatataataacaactCCATTTTCCATTATGAAGATACAAAATACATTATGTTTTCTGCCTGCCAAAGAAGTCATCATGATCCACTTTTCAAACATAAACCACAAGTTCAACTTTCCACAAACACAAACCACAAAATCATGCAGGCATGACAAAAAGAtcctattttttattgtatatattgGCAACAAGATGGGACAGTTTTAATCAACCagattttctttaaaaaaacaactaattaaatttgtataaacTAATTCTTCAATAATCACTCTAGCAAGAACAAATAGAGAGATTAATTGCAAAAGCTGACAATAAATCAGCAGTTGCAGTGATTTACGCATTATGCTGACTCTGATAATGTCATATGCGAGGAAATCAGGGAAATGAAGAAGAATTATGAGAGAAAGAAATTAGCAGTTaattctatattatatatattccaTGATAGCTTACCTGCCCCACTCCATTATTATATCAGATTAACACATAATATTCTTTCTTCTACCATCATTCATTGTTCCATTTTCCACATTAATTTCACCGATTAAACTATAACCTTCTCaatcattctatttatatataccTTAATTACTATCAGTTATGTAGAAAAACTCACTGCACCTTTTCTATGTCTGAAACAGCTTCCACGACCAAGCCAATGGAAGATGTTCCTTCACTGATTTACAAAAACCCCATTAGGAGAAACTCTAGGCGATCTACAATGTATCTGGGCGTGAGAAGAAGGCCATGGGGAAGATATGCTGCTGAGATTAGGAACCCTTACACCAAAGAGAGACACTGGCTAGGCACTTTTGACACTGCTGAAGAGGCTGCTATTGCCTATGATCTTTCATCTATCAACATTTCTGGTATCAATGCTCGAACCAATTTTCATTACCCTTTTCTGTCTCTTCCGCCACCTCCTATCTCATTGCCTCCTCCGCCGCCGCCACCTACCCCGGAGCTACATCAAAGTGTTGGAGTTTGTCCGGAGATGAACTCTGCTTTCGATGGCGATGATGAATCTCTGGTTATTGCTTCCATTTTGCAAAGCTTTTCTAACTCTGGTAACtgttctttttagttttttattccaATGAGACCTGAGAAAAGGTTATAATCAGCATTTGTTATTACTTTATGGCTTCTACACGGAAAATTCTACGTATTCAATCACCTGCAGCGAACCGCTATTTATTCATGTACatgaaattgttttatttttctaaattggGCATTGACTTTTTCTGGTCGATGAATATTGAAgtaatggaagaaaaaaagtaaatactGACTTACATTTTCCAAATTACATATGAAATAATATGATGGAATTCtgttggaaataaaattttaatttctataatcCATGTTAAATTCAAATGGTAGagactaaaaatttaaaatggcaaaatgaaaatgttataaaagtgattttctattttgatttacacacattttattttttattttatcgtttaccatttttaccttttatgtaactttattttttcaatctaaatgttctttttaatttaaccacttttttaaactaaaataaatatttaatacaaataaaattataaaggatattttttttataattataataataataatttattatttttat from the Vigna angularis cultivar LongXiaoDou No.4 chromosome 3, ASM1680809v1, whole genome shotgun sequence genome contains:
- the LOC108324731 gene encoding ethylene-responsive transcription factor LEP, translating into MSETASTTKPMEDVPSLIYKNPIRRNSRRSTMYLGVRRRPWGRYAAEIRNPYTKERHWLGTFDTAEEAAIAYDLSSINISGINARTNFHYPFLSLPPPPISLPPPPPPPTPELHQSVGVCPEMNSAFDGDDESLVIASILQSFSNSGNCSF